In Salinigranum marinum, one DNA window encodes the following:
- a CDS encoding thiamine-phosphate synthase family protein — protein MKFIEEVVVEEFLPTFRSMLAEDLRERGLTQSEVASALGISQSAVSKYAHGDVARNERIAADERVHDLVERVGAGLASGDMTRVQALVESEVLVRRLEAGDLLADLHEAAMPELAAVDHARIHDPDSAVRATERVRSSVRRGVRSLTNASGFSSLIPNVGANLVECLPEATTIDDVAAVPGRIFDVKGRATVPGDPEFGVSEYVASVLLAAREHAPARAAVNVRYEPGLVDDLRAAGHACVEFAPEDDGEIGGVHAALDGLDEELSGVFVLYQTGGYGIEPITYVLGPDAPTVAETVRTLL, from the coding sequence ATGAAGTTCATCGAGGAGGTCGTCGTCGAGGAGTTCCTCCCGACGTTCCGTTCGATGCTCGCCGAGGACCTGCGTGAGAGAGGCCTGACCCAGAGCGAGGTGGCCTCGGCGCTGGGCATCAGCCAGAGCGCCGTCTCGAAGTACGCCCACGGCGACGTGGCGCGCAACGAGCGGATCGCCGCCGACGAGCGCGTCCACGACCTGGTCGAACGCGTCGGCGCGGGGCTGGCTAGCGGGGACATGACCCGGGTGCAGGCGCTCGTCGAGAGCGAGGTGCTCGTCCGTCGGCTGGAGGCCGGCGACCTCCTCGCGGACCTCCACGAGGCGGCGATGCCGGAGCTCGCGGCGGTCGACCACGCCCGGATCCACGACCCCGACAGCGCCGTTCGGGCGACAGAGCGGGTCCGTTCGTCGGTCCGGAGGGGAGTCCGCAGTCTCACCAACGCCTCGGGCTTCTCGTCGCTGATCCCCAACGTCGGCGCGAACCTGGTCGAGTGTCTCCCCGAGGCGACGACCATCGACGACGTCGCCGCCGTCCCCGGTCGCATCTTCGACGTGAAGGGGCGAGCGACGGTTCCGGGCGACCCCGAGTTCGGCGTGAGCGAGTACGTCGCGTCGGTCCTCCTGGCCGCGCGCGAGCACGCGCCAGCGCGAGCCGCGGTGAACGTCCGGTACGAGCCGGGGCTCGTCGACGACCTCCGCGCGGCCGGCCATGCCTGCGTCGAGTTCGCTCCCGAGGACGACGGCGAGATCGGCGGCGTCCACGCCGCGCTCGACGGCCTCGACGAGGAGCTCTCGGGAGTGTTCGTCCTCTACCAGACCGGCGGGTACGGCATCGAACCGATCACGTACGTCCTCGGCCCGGACGCCCCCACGGTGGCCGAGACCGTCCGGACGCTCCTGTGA
- a CDS encoding class I SAM-dependent methyltransferase: MTVTDRTTRERALTDGGVATTQAFYTRWARLYDAVARRTPGVGGLRERAADRLAPEAGDVVVDMGCGTGANLPYFRTRVGTTGRVLGVDFTPGVLGIARDRLADLDGVGVVRGDATRPPVREADAVFASFVSGMLAEPAHAVRTWADIVGPGGRLGLLDLARSTRPVGRPLNDLFGLVVRGTSPPGTRSRLDEAPAAVLDRRVVAAHRALFELCEEVEHETHALGYARLSVGTVADTDPASDTDHADVRRP, translated from the coding sequence GTGACCGTGACCGACCGCACCACCCGTGAGCGAGCCCTGACCGACGGCGGCGTCGCCACGACGCAGGCGTTTTACACCCGGTGGGCCCGGCTGTACGACGCCGTCGCGCGGCGGACGCCGGGCGTCGGCGGGCTCCGCGAACGCGCGGCCGACCGCCTCGCGCCCGAAGCGGGCGACGTGGTCGTCGATATGGGCTGTGGCACCGGCGCGAACCTGCCGTACTTCCGCACGCGGGTCGGCACCACGGGACGGGTGCTCGGCGTCGACTTCACGCCTGGCGTCCTCGGCATCGCGCGCGACCGCCTCGCCGACCTCGACGGCGTCGGCGTCGTCCGCGGCGACGCCACCCGCCCGCCCGTCCGCGAGGCCGACGCCGTGTTCGCCTCGTTCGTCTCGGGCATGCTCGCGGAGCCCGCACACGCGGTGCGGACGTGGGCCGACATCGTCGGACCGGGCGGGCGGCTCGGCCTCCTCGATCTCGCGCGGAGCACCCGGCCCGTCGGTCGTCCGCTCAACGACCTCTTCGGGCTGGTCGTCCGTGGCACCTCGCCGCCGGGGACGCGCTCGCGACTCGACGAGGCCCCCGCGGCAGTGCTCGATCGACGGGTCGTCGCCGCCCACCGCGCGCTCTTCGAGCTCTGTGAGGAGGTCGAACACGAGACGCACGCGCTGGGCTACGCGCGGTTGAGCGTCGGCACCGTCGCCGACACCGACCCCGCGTCCGACACGGACCACGCCGATGTGCGGCGACCGTGA
- a CDS encoding 2-oxo acid dehydrogenase subunit E2, producing MPKLGMDMDQGTIVEWLVDEGDEVESGQVVAEIESEKTTGEIKVREDGVLRAILLDTGDSVEPGGDVAVVGGPDEDISDLVSGAGGEATAEPEAAAEASADDNSSPAEASLDGPSAVSESGSGGGASAESVKATPRAKKRAEELDVDLTTVEGTGPQGSVSEEDVEAAAEGGEGAAAGSVKATPRAKKRAEELGVDLAGVKGTGPQGAVSEEDVEAAAETAAEPAAEPDAESAAETGGEGRVFAPPRVRRLARELGVDLETVEGSGPSGAITEADVRAVGNGEAADAEAATETADDTGTRDEERPLSGMRRTIANRLGQSDREAVHVTEHRGADAEEMLAAADAANDALGVKVSVNDVLLLALSAALDEHPAFNATFEEDVHRLHRTQDICLAIDIDEGLIAPVVRNVGELSLVELAEKRRAMTEKALSGDYTMEDLSGGTFTVSNLGVLGVESFDPVINPPQVAILGVNTIKKEVVPVGDDEVGVRKRISFDLSFDHRIVDGADAARFLNSLVEHVENPWPLVIGANGR from the coding sequence ATGCCGAAGCTGGGAATGGACATGGATCAGGGCACCATCGTCGAGTGGCTTGTCGACGAGGGCGACGAGGTGGAGTCGGGTCAGGTTGTCGCCGAGATCGAGTCGGAGAAGACGACCGGTGAGATTAAAGTCCGCGAGGACGGCGTGCTCCGGGCGATCCTCCTCGACACGGGCGACAGCGTCGAGCCGGGCGGCGACGTCGCGGTCGTCGGCGGCCCTGACGAGGACATCTCCGATCTCGTCTCCGGCGCGGGCGGCGAAGCGACCGCCGAACCGGAGGCCGCCGCCGAGGCGTCCGCGGACGACAACTCGTCACCCGCGGAGGCGAGTCTCGACGGCCCCTCGGCGGTCTCCGAAAGCGGGTCGGGCGGAGGTGCGAGCGCCGAGTCGGTGAAAGCGACACCGCGAGCCAAGAAACGCGCCGAGGAACTCGACGTCGACCTGACGACCGTCGAGGGGACAGGGCCGCAAGGATCCGTCTCCGAGGAGGACGTCGAGGCCGCCGCGGAAGGCGGCGAGGGCGCGGCCGCGGGGTCGGTGAAAGCGACGCCGCGAGCCAAGAAACGCGCCGAGGAACTCGGCGTCGACCTCGCGGGCGTCAAGGGGACTGGACCGCAGGGTGCGGTTTCGGAGGAGGACGTCGAGGCCGCCGCGGAGACCGCTGCCGAACCCGCCGCTGAACCCGACGCGGAGTCGGCAGCCGAGACCGGCGGGGAAGGCCGGGTCTTCGCCCCGCCGCGGGTCCGGCGTCTCGCCCGGGAACTGGGCGTCGACCTCGAAACCGTCGAGGGGTCGGGGCCGAGCGGTGCCATCACGGAGGCGGACGTCCGTGCGGTCGGGAACGGCGAGGCTGCCGACGCGGAGGCGGCGACGGAGACGGCTGACGACACCGGCACGCGGGACGAGGAGCGCCCCCTGAGCGGGATGCGCCGCACCATCGCCAACCGTCTCGGGCAGAGCGACCGCGAAGCGGTCCACGTCACGGAACACCGCGGGGCCGACGCCGAGGAGATGCTGGCCGCGGCCGACGCCGCGAACGACGCCCTCGGGGTGAAAGTGAGCGTCAACGACGTCCTCCTGCTCGCGCTCTCGGCGGCGCTCGACGAGCACCCGGCGTTCAACGCCACGTTCGAAGAGGACGTCCACCGACTCCACCGGACGCAGGACATCTGTCTCGCCATCGACATCGACGAGGGGCTCATCGCCCCCGTCGTGCGGAACGTGGGCGAACTCTCCCTGGTCGAACTCGCCGAGAAGCGCCGCGCCATGACGGAAAAAGCGCTCTCCGGGGACTACACGATGGAGGACCTCTCGGGCGGGACGTTCACCGTCTCGAACCTCGGCGTCCTGGGCGTGGAGTCGTTCGATCCGGTCATCAACCCGCCGCAGGTGGCGATCCTCGGCGTGAACACGATCAAGAAGGAGGTGGTGCCAGTCGGGGACGACGAGGTCGGCGTCCGCAAGCGTATCTCCTTCGACCTCTCGTTCGACCACCGGATCGTCGACGGGGCGGACGCGGCGCGGTTCCTGAACTCGCTCGTGGAACACGTCGAAAACCCCTGGCCGCTCGTCATCGGCGCGAACGGGCGCTGA
- a CDS encoding VOC family protein, whose amino-acid sequence MDPTVPDLGIEIPEITQIAFVVRDIDDGMDRFGGLLGLGPWDVYRFEPPTLTDTTYRGEPHDYSMILALTFAGDTMIELIEPLEGPSIYTEHLDEHGEGLHHVACFAFDDTEAVVETFEDAGMPVLQSGVYGETPYWYFDTQEQLNGVTFETATNLEAMPDPDRTYPE is encoded by the coding sequence ATGGATCCGACAGTTCCAGACCTCGGTATCGAGATCCCCGAGATTACCCAGATCGCATTCGTCGTCAGGGATATCGACGACGGCATGGACCGCTTCGGCGGGCTCCTCGGCCTCGGGCCGTGGGACGTCTACCGGTTCGAGCCGCCGACGCTGACCGACACGACGTACAGAGGGGAGCCGCACGACTACTCGATGATCCTCGCGCTGACGTTCGCCGGCGACACGATGATCGAACTCATCGAACCGCTGGAGGGACCGAGTATCTACACCGAACACCTCGACGAACACGGCGAGGGACTCCACCACGTCGCCTGCTTCGCGTTCGACGACACCGAGGCCGTCGTCGAGACGTTCGAGGACGCCGGCATGCCCGTCCTCCAGAGCGGCGTCTACGGCGAGACGCCGTACTGGTACTTCGACACCCAAGAACAGCTGAACGGCGTGACCTTCGAGACGGCGACGAACCTCGAGGCGATGCCCGATCCGGACCGGACGTACCCCGAGTAG
- a CDS encoding NAD(+)/NADH kinase, producing MGATVGLVVNPAAGRDIRRLTGGASVSDDYEKRRTAECVLSGLTLADDIEVLVMPDRGSLGQKLVSRGPDELDISLLDMTVGGDGQDSRRAAEIFADEADAIVVLGGDGTNRDVAHTSGDVPLVSVSTGTNNVFPNAVDGTVAGGAAGLVATGAVPRSETTYRHGMVEAVADTANGERSVRGLATLGLLDHKFIGTRAILDAEKIVGGVVSRAFPTEIGLSGIAGGLAVHPPDRSGGIGYRLGAAEDCPEQVDAITVPGVVERLGVREWERLDDDQPMTFELPRGVVSVDGERELEVREAVIDVRPIADGPWVVDIDAVYEHAARDGYFRRH from the coding sequence GTGGGCGCGACAGTCGGTCTGGTCGTCAATCCCGCTGCGGGCCGCGACATCCGCCGCCTCACCGGCGGTGCGAGCGTCAGCGACGACTACGAGAAACGTCGGACCGCCGAGTGCGTCCTCTCTGGGCTGACGCTCGCGGACGACATCGAGGTGCTGGTCATGCCCGACCGCGGGAGCCTCGGCCAGAAACTCGTCAGCCGCGGCCCCGACGAACTCGACATCAGCCTGCTCGACATGACCGTCGGCGGCGACGGCCAGGACTCGAGGCGAGCAGCGGAGATATTCGCCGACGAGGCGGACGCGATCGTCGTCCTCGGCGGAGACGGAACGAACAGAGATGTCGCCCACACCTCGGGTGACGTACCGCTGGTAAGCGTCTCGACCGGGACGAACAACGTGTTCCCCAACGCCGTCGACGGAACCGTCGCCGGCGGTGCCGCCGGCCTGGTGGCGACGGGGGCGGTCCCGCGGTCGGAGACGACGTACCGACACGGGATGGTCGAGGCGGTCGCGGACACGGCGAACGGCGAACGCAGCGTCCGTGGACTGGCGACGCTCGGACTGCTCGATCACAAGTTCATCGGGACCCGCGCGATCCTCGACGCCGAGAAGATCGTCGGCGGCGTCGTCTCGCGGGCCTTCCCGACCGAGATCGGCCTGTCGGGCATCGCGGGCGGCCTCGCGGTCCACCCGCCCGACCGGTCGGGCGGGATCGGCTACCGACTCGGCGCGGCCGAGGACTGTCCGGAACAGGTCGACGCGATCACCGTCCCCGGCGTCGTCGAACGCCTCGGCGTCCGGGAGTGGGAACGACTGGACGACGACCAGCCGATGACGTTCGAACTCCCGCGCGGCGTCGTCTCGGTCGACGGCGAGCGCGAACTCGAGGTCAGGGAGGCCGTCATCGACGTGCGGCCCATCGCGGACGGGCCGTGGGTGGTCGACATCGACGCGGTGTACGAACACGCCGCGCGAGACGGCTACTTCCGGCGGCACTGA
- a CDS encoding alpha-ketoacid dehydrogenase subunit beta, which translates to MSTDTASGEGFSDTETMTVREAIRQALREELERDEDVYVMGEDVGTFGGVLGVTGDLVEQFGETRVRDTPISEAGFTGAAVGAAATGTRPVVEIMFSDFMGVCSEQILNQMAKNRYMFGGKTEMPVTIRTTEGGGMGAASQHSGTIHTWFAHLPGIMAVAPGTAHAAKGLTKSAIRSDDPVIIFENKQIYENEGEVPVSEEYTIPLGTASVEREGDDVTVVATQRMVGESLDLAEELAGETSVEVIDLMSLYPMDTDTLLKSVEKTGRLVVADESPLSYGTHAEVVARVQEEGFFSLDAPIQRVGVADTHIPFSPALEEEILPHAEDVRAAIDRVV; encoded by the coding sequence ATGAGCACAGACACCGCAAGCGGCGAGGGCTTCTCAGACACCGAGACGATGACCGTCCGTGAGGCGATCCGGCAGGCGCTTCGCGAAGAGCTGGAACGCGACGAGGACGTCTACGTCATGGGCGAAGACGTCGGCACGTTCGGCGGCGTCCTCGGCGTGACGGGCGACCTCGTCGAACAGTTCGGCGAGACGCGGGTGCGAGACACACCCATCAGCGAGGCCGGGTTCACCGGCGCGGCCGTCGGTGCGGCCGCGACCGGCACCCGCCCCGTCGTGGAGATCATGTTCTCGGACTTCATGGGTGTCTGCTCCGAGCAGATCCTCAACCAGATGGCGAAGAACCGCTACATGTTCGGCGGGAAGACCGAGATGCCGGTCACCATCCGGACCACCGAGGGTGGCGGCATGGGTGCGGCCAGCCAGCATTCGGGAACGATCCATACCTGGTTCGCGCATCTCCCGGGCATCATGGCTGTCGCGCCCGGGACGGCCCACGCGGCGAAGGGCCTGACCAAGTCCGCGATCCGCTCGGACGACCCGGTCATCATCTTCGAGAACAAGCAGATCTACGAGAACGAGGGCGAAGTCCCGGTCAGCGAGGAGTACACCATCCCACTCGGCACCGCGAGCGTCGAGCGCGAGGGCGATGACGTGACCGTCGTCGCCACGCAGCGGATGGTCGGTGAGTCGCTCGACCTCGCCGAGGAACTGGCGGGCGAGACGAGCGTCGAAGTGATCGACCTCATGTCGCTGTACCCGATGGACACCGATACGCTCCTGAAGAGCGTCGAGAAGACGGGCCGCCTCGTCGTCGCCGACGAGAGCCCGCTCTCGTACGGGACCCACGCAGAGGTCGTCGCGCGCGTCCAGGAGGAGGGCTTCTTCAGCCTCGACGCGCCCATCCAGCGCGTCGGCGTCGCGGACACGCACATCCCGTTCAGTCCCGCGCTCGAAGAGGAGATCCTCCCGCACGCCGAGGACGTCCGCGCGGCCATCGACCGCGTGGTCTGA
- a CDS encoding thiamine pyrophosphate-dependent dehydrogenase E1 component subunit alpha: MVSIDIETEDGQREILRRMLTIRAFDTKAGELFADGELPGFVHLYIGEEAVGVGAISALEEQDYITSTHRGHGHCIAKGLDTYKMMAELYGKRDGYCNGKGGSMHIADVDAGMLGANGIVGAGPPLATGAALTAQYKGEDKVALAFFGDGAVAQGQVHEGINLAATWDLPAVFVVENNHFGEATAMEDQHNVEHLSATAEAYDIPGFTVDGMDVTAVYEAVKEARERAANGEGPTFIEADTYRYEGHFEGDHQPYRTEEDIDLWKDRDAIETFKNRLVEAGAVTQDEFEEMRDEIEAEIEDHAERAKAADYPDPSEAYEDMFNANVPEINDFAARMRADGGER, translated from the coding sequence ATGGTATCCATAGACATCGAGACGGAGGACGGACAGCGGGAGATCCTCCGCCGAATGTTGACTATCAGGGCTTTTGACACGAAGGCTGGAGAACTGTTCGCCGACGGCGAACTCCCAGGGTTCGTTCACCTGTACATCGGCGAGGAAGCAGTGGGGGTCGGGGCGATCTCCGCGCTGGAAGAGCAAGACTACATCACCAGCACCCACCGTGGGCACGGTCACTGTATCGCGAAAGGGCTCGACACGTACAAGATGATGGCCGAGCTCTACGGCAAGCGAGACGGCTACTGCAACGGCAAGGGTGGGTCGATGCACATCGCCGACGTGGACGCAGGGATGCTCGGCGCGAACGGCATCGTCGGGGCCGGTCCACCGCTGGCGACCGGTGCGGCACTGACCGCCCAGTACAAGGGCGAGGACAAGGTCGCGCTGGCGTTCTTCGGTGACGGTGCCGTCGCCCAGGGGCAGGTCCACGAGGGGATCAACCTCGCGGCGACGTGGGATCTCCCCGCCGTGTTCGTCGTCGAGAACAACCACTTCGGCGAGGCGACGGCGATGGAGGACCAGCACAACGTCGAGCATCTGTCGGCGACGGCCGAGGCGTACGACATCCCCGGCTTCACCGTGGACGGGATGGACGTCACTGCGGTGTACGAAGCCGTGAAGGAGGCCCGCGAGCGCGCGGCAAACGGCGAGGGACCGACGTTCATCGAGGCCGACACGTATCGGTACGAGGGACACTTCGAGGGCGACCACCAGCCCTACCGAACGGAGGAGGACATCGATCTCTGGAAGGACCGCGACGCCATCGAGACGTTCAAGAACCGCCTGGTGGAGGCGGGTGCCGTCACCCAAGACGAGTTCGAGGAGATGCGCGACGAGATCGAGGCCGAGATCGAAGACCACGCCGAGCGGGCGAAGGCAGCGGACTACCCCGACCCGTCGGAGGCGTACGAGGACATGTTCAACGCGAACGTCCCCGAGATCAACGACTTTGCGGCGCGGATGCGCGCCGACGGAGGTGAGCGATAA
- a CDS encoding glutathione S-transferase family protein, whose amino-acid sequence MNMLVDGEWRVDAYESTTDDGEFDRQETAFRGWVGGDGVREGANPDPDSAFSVEPGRYHLYICRACPWAHRAAMTRALKGLEDVVSLSLVEPVRIDDGWEFSEEYPDPLFDEPYLRDIYTRADPEFTGRVTVPVLWDKQEETIVNNESREIMRMLNVAFDDLAERDVDLWPGEHRQEVERLIDEIYEPINNGVYRAGFAGSQAAYDRAVNELFDALDEYEELLGDQRYLAGDVLTEADVAMFVTLVRFDHVYHTHFKCNRRAIHEYPNLWNYTKELSQLPGVAETVNVQHIVEHYYRSHGDVNPSRLVPTGPEIDFTEPHDRARLPGGPPADLADAAAPADD is encoded by the coding sequence ATGAACATGCTCGTCGACGGCGAGTGGCGCGTCGACGCGTACGAATCGACGACCGACGACGGCGAGTTCGACCGTCAAGAAACCGCTTTCCGGGGGTGGGTCGGCGGCGACGGCGTTCGCGAGGGTGCCAACCCGGACCCCGACTCCGCGTTCTCCGTGGAGCCCGGCCGGTACCACCTGTACATCTGTCGGGCCTGCCCGTGGGCACACCGCGCGGCGATGACCCGGGCGCTGAAAGGTCTCGAAGACGTGGTGTCGCTCTCGCTCGTCGAGCCCGTCCGGATCGACGACGGCTGGGAGTTCTCCGAGGAGTACCCCGATCCGCTCTTCGACGAACCGTACCTCCGCGACATCTACACCCGCGCCGACCCCGAGTTCACCGGACGCGTGACGGTGCCCGTCCTCTGGGACAAACAAGAAGAGACGATCGTCAACAACGAGTCCCGCGAGATCATGCGGATGCTGAACGTCGCGTTCGACGACCTGGCGGAGCGGGACGTCGACCTCTGGCCCGGAGAACATCGACAGGAGGTCGAACGGCTCATCGACGAAATCTACGAGCCGATCAACAACGGCGTCTACCGCGCGGGGTTCGCCGGCTCGCAGGCGGCGTACGACCGCGCCGTGAACGAACTGTTCGACGCCCTCGACGAGTACGAGGAGCTCCTCGGCGACCAGCGGTATCTCGCCGGCGACGTCCTCACCGAGGCCGACGTGGCCATGTTCGTGACGCTGGTCCGGTTCGACCACGTCTACCACACCCACTTCAAATGCAACCGCCGGGCGATCCACGAGTACCCGAACCTCTGGAACTACACGAAGGAGCTCTCCCAACTGCCGGGGGTGGCGGAGACGGTGAACGTGCAACACATCGTCGAGCACTACTACCGGAGCCACGGCGACGTGAACCCCTCGCGACTCGTGCCGACCGGGCCGGAGATCGACTTCACCGAGCCACACGACCGCGCTCGCCTCCCCGGCGGCCCGCCCGCCGATCTCGCGGACGCGGCCGCACCCGCGGACGACTGA
- the purL gene encoding phosphoribosylformylglycinamidine synthase subunit PurL, with translation MSLRDSDRAIVERELGRAPTAAEAALFENLWSEHCAYRSSRPLLSAFESEGEQVVVGPGDDAAVVALPTDDADDLYITLGIESHNHPSYVDPFDGAATGVGGIVRDTLSMGAYPIALTDSLYFGDFDHDHSRYLLEGVVDGISHYGNCIGVPTVGGSVCFHPDYEGNPLVNVACVGLLSPERLVTAEAQSVGNKLVLVGNATGRDGLGGASFASEDLSEDAETEDRPAVQVGDPYAEKLLVECNEALVDEGLVRAARDLGAAGLGGASSELIAKGGFGARIELDRVHQREPNMNALEILLAESQERMCYEVAPDDVERVRELATRYDLGCSVIGEVTEGNYVCTFEGDRVVDVPAEFLADGAPMNDLESVAPAAPEPSLPDAELAAAVEAVVGSPNTASKRWVYRQYDHEVGNRTAVRPGDDAALLAIREIGKGLALSAGADPNWTSAAPYEGARAVALENATNLAAKGARPLAAVDCLNGGNPEKPDVYGGFTGVVDGLADMCRTLSVPVVGGNVSLYNDSATGPIPPTPTLAMVGISDTVAAPPASVAGEGTLLVVGDPGNALGGSEYLARQGGTDRFPALPDEPAAVVDALAAVASAESTLAVHDVSHGGLAVTLAEMVGPDAGVTAAVDSIETLFDETPGRAVVETIDPAAVRARFEGVAAVSAVGEATTDGTLTLDCGGETVTYDHDAIRELRDVLVRELD, from the coding sequence ATGAGCCTCCGCGATTCGGACCGCGCGATTGTCGAGCGGGAACTCGGCCGCGCCCCCACGGCGGCCGAGGCCGCTCTCTTCGAGAACCTCTGGAGCGAACACTGCGCGTACCGCTCCTCTCGGCCCTTGCTCTCGGCGTTCGAGAGCGAGGGCGAGCAGGTGGTCGTCGGCCCCGGCGACGACGCCGCCGTCGTCGCACTCCCCACCGACGACGCCGACGACCTGTACATCACACTGGGCATCGAGAGCCACAACCATCCCTCGTACGTCGACCCGTTCGACGGTGCCGCGACGGGCGTCGGCGGCATCGTCCGCGACACGCTGTCGATGGGCGCGTACCCGATCGCGCTCACCGACTCGCTGTACTTCGGCGACTTCGACCACGACCACTCGCGGTACCTCCTCGAAGGGGTGGTCGACGGCATCAGCCACTACGGCAACTGTATCGGTGTTCCAACGGTGGGCGGGAGCGTCTGTTTCCACCCCGACTACGAGGGCAACCCCCTGGTCAACGTCGCCTGCGTCGGCCTGCTCTCGCCCGAGCGTCTCGTCACCGCCGAGGCCCAGTCCGTCGGAAACAAGCTCGTCCTCGTCGGCAACGCGACGGGGAGAGACGGCCTCGGCGGTGCCTCCTTCGCCAGCGAGGACCTCAGCGAGGACGCCGAAACCGAGGACCGCCCGGCCGTGCAGGTCGGCGACCCCTACGCGGAGAAGCTCCTCGTCGAGTGCAACGAGGCGCTCGTCGACGAGGGTCTCGTCCGCGCCGCGCGCGACCTCGGGGCGGCGGGGCTCGGCGGTGCCTCCTCGGAACTGATCGCCAAGGGCGGCTTCGGCGCGCGGATCGAACTCGACCGGGTCCACCAGCGCGAGCCGAACATGAACGCCCTCGAGATCCTCCTCGCCGAGTCTCAGGAGCGGATGTGTTACGAGGTCGCCCCCGACGACGTCGAGCGCGTCCGCGAACTGGCGACCAGATACGACCTCGGCTGTTCGGTCATCGGCGAGGTCACGGAGGGCAACTACGTCTGTACCTTCGAAGGCGATCGGGTCGTCGACGTGCCCGCCGAGTTCCTGGCCGACGGCGCGCCGATGAACGACCTCGAGTCGGTCGCGCCGGCGGCGCCCGAGCCGTCCCTGCCCGACGCGGAACTGGCCGCGGCGGTCGAGGCCGTCGTCGGCAGCCCGAACACGGCGTCGAAACGGTGGGTGTACCGCCAGTACGACCACGAGGTCGGCAACCGCACGGCCGTTCGGCCGGGCGACGACGCGGCCCTGCTGGCGATCAGGGAGATCGGCAAGGGGCTCGCGCTCTCGGCGGGTGCGGACCCGAACTGGACGAGCGCCGCGCCGTACGAGGGCGCGCGCGCCGTCGCGCTGGAGAACGCGACGAACCTCGCGGCGAAGGGTGCGCGCCCGCTCGCCGCGGTCGACTGCCTCAACGGCGGCAACCCCGAGAAGCCCGACGTGTACGGCGGGTTCACGGGCGTCGTCGACGGCCTCGCGGACATGTGTCGGACGCTGTCGGTTCCGGTCGTCGGCGGGAACGTCTCGCTGTACAACGACTCCGCGACGGGACCGATCCCGCCGACGCCGACGCTCGCGATGGTCGGCATCTCGGACACCGTCGCCGCACCGCCGGCCTCGGTCGCAGGCGAGGGGACGCTTCTCGTCGTCGGTGACCCGGGGAACGCGCTCGGCGGCTCGGAGTACCTCGCACGGCAGGGCGGGACCGACCGGTTCCCCGCACTCCCCGACGAGCCCGCGGCGGTCGTCGACGCGCTCGCGGCGGTCGCGAGCGCGGAGTCGACGCTGGCGGTCCACGACGTGAGCCACGGCGGGCTCGCGGTGACGCTCGCCGAGATGGTCGGTCCCGACGCGGGCGTCACTGCGGCCGTCGATTCCATCGAAACGCTGTTCGACGAGACGCCCGGCCGCGCGGTCGTCGAGACGATCGACCCGGCAGCCGTTCGCGCGCGGTTCGAGGGCGTCGCCGCGGTCTCCGCGGTCGGCGAGGCGACCACGGACGGGACGCTGACGCTCGACTGCGGCGGCGAGACGGTGACGTACGACCACGACGCGATCCGCGAGCTCCGGGACGTGCTGGTCCGCGAACTGGACTGA